Within Nematostella vectensis chromosome 1, jaNemVect1.1, whole genome shotgun sequence, the genomic segment TCGTCGCTAGATTGAAAAgacaccgcagtgcattgttggaaacttcaaggcgtaccgtcttgggtcagcggtagtaACTTTtttggtagtgttggacttgaaactGGAAAGCTATTTCCAGTTCTTTTGCTGAATAAACTAGTGGAGGATGGGCATATGTTGCCCCCCCTCAAATCCAAGACCAAATATCGTGACCCCCCTAGACCGGGCGCCCAAAAATTTGCACCACCCCTAAAGCACCTTCCATGTTAAAGTGGGAAACCTTGCGTGACATGATGCTGGTGGATTATGTGACACGGGATTATCATTGCATGTGGGGGTATGTTTGGGAGATGCGTTTTGTTGATGGTCTGGTAGTGAGAGGAAAAGGTGGTAATTTAGATACATATGCCACACACTTTGCTGTTGTACCGGAACTACAACTAGGTGTCAACATTTTATTCAACATGGACATAGCATTTACCACTCAGCAATTAACATCTTCCTCTCAGACTATGTGCACAAAAATCTTATTTCTCCTCTCACTGAAGCCTTGTTGATCTTCAAAAGAAAGCCAAGTTTCCTATTGATCCTACACCCTTCCTAGGAACCTATAATGTCACTCAACATATTAGCCATATGGGTAATACTCAACATATTAGAAGACAAAGACAAACTCCATCAAAAACCAACCCAGCAGCTGGCCTGACTCGACTTATGCTGGCCACCCGCTGATGCTCCACGCGCACATGACAacgatggggggaggggtgcgtttGCTTCAACACGCAGCATCACGTGATGCGATCATGGTGTTTTCCCCACCAGGAAAGGATGGTAGGTCATTCAAGTTCACAGTAAAAGCTTCAATGACTGAAGGATATAGAATAGCCTAAAATGTACTCAAATTTTTGTTCATAATGTTTGTATTTATGTACGGTCTTGATGAAAGGTgcttatacacctatttcaaataaggttgcactctgtgtatcgtaacccgcagtgcttcatgggtacaAAGTGAATAAGCAAATAACATTCACATAGCCTTCAGATAGAAGGATTCAGCCgtttatacgctacccatgaaccaccgcgggttacgacacacagattctcgagtgcaaccttatttgaaataggtttaTATGATCAGTGGTTGATAGAAAAGAATTTTATGACAGGATTATTGGACCGGACACTGTTACGAATTTGGTGTATTATATGTAGCATAGTCTAATCCAAtgtaataatttattttttatcgaTCGAAAAGCTGATCTATATACTTATAATATCATCGATAAGTGATTATTAGAGAATGATAATTGGCACTATTGAACATAATGTGAAAGAGAGAAATGTGAAAGAGAGAAATCCAGGACCCTCATGCACAAATGGAATGTACAGATACCATTATGACTATTCACAATGAAACCCAATATTacacaaaatacacaaaattaaatacacaaaattataaatatattagtaaatatatttataattattcaaaatattgacCAAAATGATTATTAGATTAAATTTGATAATATTACAGAAATGTTGTTAGTGGGTGGGACTGGGGGAGGGACCTTAGATGATTTATTGTTGTTAAGGCTTGGAATTTTTATAAAAGGTAATTCagaatttctaatttaaataAATATGAATTATTAAGAGCTTTTGAGTCAATGTCCAGCTCTCCCGAATGAACTTAAAGTATTGTGTTTTCAGGGACTTTTAACTACAACGCATTAAAAATCCCCCGTTGGgtgttgttttattgttttgaatTACATGCCTATATGTTTTTCTATGTTAAAACATACGACAACTGGTACACACGTATATACTCCTATACCCTCTGTCCTGTCATTTTGCAGAATATACAAGATAACAGGATACTGACGAGGTGATCCCGATCCCAGGACTATAAAACAATTATCCTTTTCCAAAATTAGGGGAAATCGTAAAGCCTGATCGCATGTAAATCTTGTGATCCCGTACTTGTAAGGGCATATGATCTTGATCTTGATCCCTAAATAATTTAGATCCCTGATCCCAAAAATAAAGCTGATTTTTGATCCCATAGACCTCGTAACTACCCTGAGATAAACGCTTTCTGCGATTCAGAAGAGCGCTGTTCAAGAAGGGTGTGTAGAGAGGAGAGGGACTCACTGAGAAATACCCGCGGCTTGAAAGGTGACTAGAGAAAACCGGCTCAAAACAgtcattttttcaacttacttGCATAATGGATAGTGTATGGTGGGAAATTTAATAGGCAtttaaataagtaaaaaaaggaTATATGCTTAATGTATTGTTATAATTGTGAATATTAAAACTCAAACAAAATAGCTGACGCCATAAATTGGACCTTCAATGAAGGATGTATACGCTGCAAACAGCCCTTACAATTTTTATCAAACGTTGTATTTACCTTCCTGTATTTGTCTTTAAGGTTGCCCGATAAAAAGAGTTATTTCAATATAGAAAACCTTTTAATTTTAGACAAATACCTTTTGTTACCATTTCACAACAAGGGCAAAAGCAAGAACTGCTGTGTACATAAGTGAACATTCATCCGAAAGAACACGCGAAACACGTATTCGGACGTATAATGGCCACCTTTGTGTGATAGTCAATACCAGTTTACTTATGACATGTTTTGTAAAAAGGTCTTTATTGCAAGAGGACTTATTTCAGAGTTATCTGCAAGCTGATCACAGTCGTGAAACCTTTGGCTGGAGAAAAGATGGTATTACTAACGCTGTCCGCGCTATGCTTCCTGAGTAGTGTGTCAGGTAATGTTTTCCACCAGAACACTTACACATCAATACTGTTTTACATTGCAAAGAGGGTATCACGTCGTTTCGTCCATACCCAGTTTGTCCACAAGCGAGTCGTTCGTCCACATATAGTTTTTACAAAACTCTAGCCTCAAAGAATAGGTGTTTcatattatatataaaaaaaacttctatGTCCTATGTATCAGTTGTTCCGATACTTGAGATATATGAACGGCTTATTCGGTACTTTTTGGTTGATTAACAAGAAAGCCTTTACCGACACAAAATTGCCATTTATTTCTTCAATACTTCACAAACCCCTAGCACGAAATTTAATTATTGCAAACAGCATATTATATTATGAACCATAACGTTACACTGTTTTATTGAAGCTTTATCTTTTCAAGTTTTATCTCCTCTAAAATATTCAGCCAGCGCCTCTGGATCAGTAAGGATCTTAGAGATTATACCTACCTCGAGTGGGTGTATTTGAAACAAATATCCTCCTTTTGATGAAGTGGAAGAGGTTCAGTGAAAACTCTTCATTCGAAAGGGCGTGGTGTTATTTAACTATGTCGCATAGTTATACTGTTTTTCACATAAATATTTCTCTTAGTCTTTTAAGAGGCCATTCTCACATCACATAAATCTACACGTACAATCAAAATACGGCCGGTTTCCACACATTTTGAAACTCAAATaggattttatttcttttttctcatatGACCTTATCTACGCGCTATATGGATGCACTTTTTTATTACACTGCGGATGGTTAATGCTTATCTAAAAGCTAAATGCACATTTGTATATTTTAGAATGACATCTGTAGAGTCTTGATTTTTTGACCACGTATTCTAAACCACACCCTATTGCAATGTCAATATATAACCCCTCCCTTAGATATTTCATACAAAAagcatatcaatcaatggatAATGTTTACCTAAATGGTCTACAAGAGCTACGGACGAGTGCGTGGGATACCTGTGATAATCAAAACTGTTATGGTCCAGGctttttcaagatggcggcggggAAAAAGGGAGTAAATTCGagttcctgcaagtttacatAGAAATTATCGACCTTCACTTTTCTAGCAATACAAAACGAAAAAGTTTTTTAGTCTTGAAAATGGTTGTTTGATATGTACGATATAAAAAACCCATTGACTCAACTTGTCCCTATTTGACCACGTGTCCCACATGTCCCTAGCTACGGCCTTGACTGACTGCCAGAAGCTCAATGCTCAATCAAGCGGTCTCATTGGCTCGTACACCCCGCAGTGTTCGGCTGATGGCAGCTTTGAGTCAATGCAGTGCTGGGCTTCTACCGGCTACTGCTGGTGCGTGGACCAGAATGGCGCTGAGCTTGTCGGGACGAAAGTAAGAGGGAAAGCGGACTGCTCCGTGAAGGGTAAGATGTATTTATCGGGCTCTTAATATCAGGCGTTTAGGGCGGGCTACCTGTGCAGGCGCGTACCTCTGGGGAgaagggagagggggaagggggggtgtATACCACCCAGTGGACAGCCAACAAAATGGGTCATTTCTCAGTCAAATATTATGCTTTTTAATATGATATCTATAACCACGCACCCCACCCTGCCCCATCCCGCGCTTGAAAAAATAGTTAAAGATAAGACCTGAAGGTGAAATATTAAGTTCTTTTGCCTTTCCCAATTCCTTTCTTTCATTGTAGCTGTATCGCCATTTAAACCCTGTTAAACTCCCCACCCACACACCTTTGTGACGGCTTAAAAGCATAGCGTATATCATGATTGCGCATGCAAAGTTACACCCAAACTTATATCCAGACCATCTAACTCAGttccttaataaaaaaaacataccgaATCCGCTCCGGTTGGTGATGTTTATCGATATAACCCGGATCCCGTTTCGTCAAGGCAAGCTATCGACGTGCCAAATCATGCAATCCATCATCGTGAACCTCCCTGGCTGGTGCGGCCCGCCCAGATGCAAAGATGATGGTAGTTTCGAGGAGACGCAGTGCTGTGCTAGTACGGGGGAGTGTTACTGTGTGGACAGGGATGGCACGGAACTGGAGGGAACCAGGCAGAAAGGACAGCCTGACTGCGAGGGTAAGACGCAGAGGGTACCAACTCTGTTGGTAGGGTCAGACCTAGTTGTTATTAGGTATGTGAGGGTAAGATGCAGAGGGGACCATACTCTGTTGGTAGGGTCAGACCTAGTTGTTGTTAGGTATGTGAGGGTAAGATGCAGAGGGTACCAACTCTGTTGGTAGGGTCAGACCTAGTTGTTGTTAGATATGTGAGGGTAAGACGCAGAGGGTACCAACTCTGTTGGTAGGGTCAGACCTAGTTGTTGTTAGGTATGTGAGGGTAAGATGCAGAGGGTACCAACTCTGTTGGTAGGGTCAGACCTAGTTGTTGTTAGGTATGTGAGGGTAAGACGCAGAGGGTACCAACTCTGTTGGTAGGGTCAGACCTAGTTGTTGTTAGGTATGTGAGGGTAAGACGCAGAGGGTACCAACTCTGTTGGTAGGGTCAGACCTAGTTGTTGTTAGATATGTGAGGGTAAGATGCAGAGGGTACCAACTCTGTTGGTAGGGTCAGACCTAGTTGTTGTTAGGTATGTGAGGGTAAGACGCAGAGGGTACCAACTCTGTTGGTAGGGTCAGACCTAGTTGTTGTTAGGTATGTGAGGGTAAGATGCAGAGGGGACCATACTCTGTTGGTAGGGTCAGACCTAGTTGTTATTAGGTATGTGAGGGTAAGATGCAGAGGGTACCAACTCTGTTGGTAGGGTCAGACCTAGTTGTTGTTAGGTATGTGAGGGTAAGACGCAGAGGGTACCAACTCTGTTGGTAGGGTCAGACCTAGTTGTTGTTAGGTATGTGAGGGTAAGATGCAGAGGGTACCATACTCTGTTGGTAGGGTCAGACCTAGTTGTTGTTAGGTATGTGAGGGTAAGATGCAGAGGGTACCAACTCTGTTGGTAGGGTCAGACCTAGTTGTTGTTAGATATGTGAGGGTAAGACGCAGAGGGTACCAACTCTGTTGGTAGGGTCAGACCTAGTTGTTGTTAGGTATGTGAGGGTAAGATGCAGAGGGTACCAACTCTGTTGGTAGGGTCAGACCTAGTTGTTGTTAGATATGTGAGGGTAAGACGCAGAGGGTACCAACTCTGTTGGTAGGGTCAGACCTAGTTGTTGTTAGGTATGTGAGGGTAAGATGCAGAGGGTACCAACTCTGTTGGTAGGGTCAGACCTAGTTGTTGTTAGATATGTGAGGGTAAGACGCAGAGGGTACCAACTCTGTTGGTAGGGTCAGACCTAGTTGTTGTTAGGTATGTGAGGGTAAGATGCAGAGGGGACCATACTCTGTTGGTAGGGTCAGACCTAGTTGTTGTTAGGTATGTGAGGGTAAGATGCAGAGGGTACCAACTCTGTTGGTAGGGTCAGACCTAGTTGTTGTTAGGTATGTGAGGGTAAGATGCAGAGGGTACCATACTCTGTTGGTAGGGTCAGACCTAGTTGTTGTTAGGTATGTGAGGGTAAGATGCAGAGGGTACCATACTCTGTTGGTAGGGTCAGACCTAGTTGTTGTTAGGTATGTGAGGGTAAGATGCAGAGGGTACCAACTCTGTTGGTAGGGACAGACCTAGTTGTTATTAGATATGTGAGGGTAAGACGCAGAGGGTACCATACTCTGTTGGTAGGGTCAGACCTAGTTGTTATTAGATATGTGAGGGTAAGACGCAGAGGGTACCAACTCTGTTGGTAGGGACAGACCTAGTTGTTGTTAGATATGTGAGGGTAAGACGCAGAGGGGACCATACTCTGTTGGTAGGGTCAGACCTAGTTGTTGTTAGGTATGTGAGGGTAAGACGCAGAGGGTACCATACTCTGTTGGTAGGGACAGACATAGCTGTTGTTAGGTTTGCGAGGAGGCGCTCTTATCGTTTAATCTACAACTGAATCGCAATTCCGAGAAACAAATTTGTACTTAAGCAACAGCTGTTTGATTTGCCTTGGTTACATGTACTGCGATAATACTAGGATGCAATGGGGGATCTAGACTTTTTCAAGGGGTGGTtcaatttataataaaaaactaTATCAAAGCTCTGCTCAATTGTCTACTCTGCAAAACAATCATAATTTTGTAGGGTGGTTAAACTCAAGGAACCACCCCTGGACCTCCCCCTGCGTTATCCACAGCAAGTATGAAGCTGAGGGGCTGTCCATCTTTTTACGATTACTACTTGACTATGATCTGATGATAACACCTGCCTAGCTGTTAGCAGTTACTATTAGGCTTATATGTGGTGATACACTTATATATCTAGCTGTTAACTGTGACTATTACCCTCATATGTGGTCATACACTTGTCTATATAGCTGTTCACTGCTACTATTACCCTTATATGTGGCCATACCCTTGTCTATAGCTACCCACAGCAAATGCGAGGTTGAGCGGCTCGACGCGCTCTCTCACGGTCAACTGGTGGGTCAGTTCATACCGCATTGCATACCGGATGGGTCGTACAACTCGGTTCAGTGTTGGGCGAGTACTGGGTACTGCTGGTGCGTGGACAAGTCTGGTGTGAAGGTGGACGGCACTGAGATAAGGGGCAGCGCGCCAAACTGCTGAAGGTCAGTATAGGGGTGGACGGCACTGAGATCAGGGGCAGCGCGCGCCAAACTGCTGAAGGTCAGTATAGGGGTGGACGGCACTGAGATCAGGGGCAGCGCGCCAAACTGCTGAAGGTCAGTATAGGGGTGGACGGCACTGAGATCAGGGGCAGCGCGCCAAACTGCTGAAGGTCAGTTTAGGGGTGGACGCCACTTCGATCAGGGGCAGCGCCAAACTGCTGAAGGTCAGTATAGGGGTGGACGGCACTGAGATCAGGGGCAGCGCGCCAAACTGCTGAAGGTAAGTATAGGGGTGGACGGCACTGAGATCAGGGACAGCGCGCCAAACTGCTGAAGGTCAGTATAGGGGTGGACGGCACTGAGATCAGGGGCAGCGCGCGCCAAACTGCTGGAGGTAAGTATAGGGGTGGACGGCACTGAGATCAGGGGCAGCGCGCCAAACTGCTGAAGGTCAGTTTAGGGGTGGACGCCACTTCGATCAGGGGCAGCGCCAAACTGCTGAAAATCAGTATAGGGGTGGACGGCACTGAGATCAGGGGCAGCGCCAAAATGCTGAAGGTCTGTATAGGGGTGGACGGCACTGAGATCAGGGGCAGCGCGCCAAACTGCTGGAGGTAAGAATAGGGGTGGACGGCACTTAGATCAGGGGCAGCGCCAAACTGCTCAAGATGAGGACTACTGCAAGGGGCTGGATACTGTAAAAGTATAGATATTTCAcgtctttttattattacgGACAGTGCGTGCAAATCAGTGACAACTATCCACATTTTACATTACGTCATAAATTAAAATGTACTCGTTGCTTGAATCAGAGAATCAATGGTAGTCAGAATGATTctttgcaaagcattctgtcAGATATTGGTAAACATCTTGCTTATTCATCCCCCCATCTTCTGGGAGACAATACAATCTATCAAATTTATAGGACATCATTTAGGTACAGGATAGAACATACCTTATGTCCTTTTTTAAAGGCCTACGCGCCTATGAGGGGtttccttattattattattaatttgtCATGGATATTGTCATGCCATATATtctctctattttttttttcagctaaCGCCATTGGAGcgaagagagagaaaaaaaagaaatcagtAATTATTATAGCAGAATTATGAATTAAAATTTAATTCTATCCGGGTTAAATGATGCGTTTTCATGACTTCCTAATGTCTGTCCGTCCTTGCTCCTCTTGGTTAAATGATAGGTCCCTGCTAACAGAGCTTTATTCTTTCTCTTTAATTCTTTCAGCTCGATTAATTGTGCGTGTCGCGTCCCTGCTCTTTCGCCATGGTAATATGATTATTGGGGCCCGGCAATGAAGCGAATAGATATTGTCCTTGGTAGGAACACGTCCTTTATTTAACACTAACAAGGcattactcatcattttgGAGTAAAATTATCCTTTAGCCCGTGAACAGTCGTATGAGCGAACGTATTTACAATAATTTTCTCATCCCATGGTGCCCCGGCCTGACTTTCTATAGTGTGATAAGCCATATGACGAAAACAATGACACCAAgaaatcctttttttattatttattgaacTTAAAGCATATCAAGCTACTAACGCCGCCGTGCCCATATTGCCAGGGCCAGAAAGTTGATGTTATACCCATCCATGGTCCTACACATTCCCCACCACACACCAGCGACGAAGAGTGACCTGAGACGCGTCAGAAACATAATATAATAAGatgaaaaaatgtaataagATGATATCACTGCTTCTTTTGGTCACACAATTCCCACTGCATACCATTAGACGCTGATGCGACTGCAAACCTTTCAAGAGAGGGAAAACATCTGATAAAGGTCGCATTTGGAGATTATAGCTGCCTTCTTCTGCTACACCGTCCTACCACTGACCTGGCTGGTGGGGACTTTTTCCCCTGGCAGAGTTTTTCCTTCCCTTGTACAATTGTCACTTTGGAAAATTTACCCAtcgtcaaaaaaaaaaaaaaaaaaaggattttaaaaGATCCACCATGCTAAAAATTTGTCAACCTAGTGAGTTTCTTACGGAATTCCTGCCGGGAAATCATTACTTTTTGGTGGCCCG encodes:
- the LOC116620367 gene encoding equistatin-like; amino-acid sequence: MVLLTLSALCFLSSVSATALTDCQKLNAQSSGLIGSYTPQCSADGSFESMQCWASTGYCWCVDQNGAELVGTKVRGKADCSVKGKLSTCQIMQSIIVNLPGWCGPPRCKDDGSFEETQCCASTGECYCVDRDGTELEGTRQKGQPDCEATHSKCEVERLDALSHGQLVGQFIPHCIPDGSYNSVQCWASTGYCWCVDKSGVKVDGTEIRGSAPNC